The genomic window GACGCCCTCGATGAGGGCCTGCGGGTTGAACATGATCGTCGGCATGTCCTTGCAGGTGCCCGGCTCGGACTCGTCGGCGTTGACGACGAGGTAGCGGGGCTGGCCGTCGTCGGGCGGCAGGAAGGACCACTTGAGGCCGGTCGGGAAGCCGGCGCCGCCGCGGCCGCGCAGGTTGGAGGCCTTGACGAGGCCCACGAGGTCCTCGCGGCTCATCTCCTTGGCCCTGGCCAGGCCCTGGTAGCCGCCGTTGGCGCGGTAGGTCTCCAGGGACCAGGAGCGGTCCTTGTCCCAGATGTCGGTGAGGACGGGCGTGAGGGTGCCCGGGGCCGTGAAGACGGGGCCCTGCGGCTCGGCGTCCGTGGCGTTCTCGCTCACTTGGTCTCCTCCTTGGGGGCGGTCCAGCCGTTCTCGCGCGCGATGCGCAGGCCGAGGAGGCTCGGGTCGCCGGGGCGTCCGCCCTCGTCGGAGCGGCCGTCCTCGAAGCCGGCGAGGACGCGGGAGTTCTCGCGGAAGGTGGGCAGGGTCTCGGGGCCGCGCGTGGGGACGACGTCCTCGCCGCGGCGCAGGCGGTCGATGATGTCGACGGCGCTGGCCGGCGTCTGGTTGTCGAAGAACTCCCAGTTGACCATGACGACGGGGGCGTAGTCGCAGGCGGCGTTGCACTCGATGCGCTCGAGGGAGATCCTGCCGTCCTCGCTGGTCTCGTCGTTGCCGAGACCGGTGTGCTCGGCGACGGCCTTCCAGACCTCGTCGCCGCCCATGACGGCGCACAGGGCGTTCGTGCAGACGCCGACGTGGTACTCGCCGGCGGGGTGGCGGCGGAACTGGCTGTAGAAGGTCGCGACGGCGGAGACCTCGGAGCGGGTCAGGCCCAGGGACTCGGCGCAGATGGCGATGCCGCGGGGGGCGACGTAGCCGTCGACGCTCTGGACGAGGTGCAGCATCGGGATGAGGGCGCTGCGCTCGTGGCCCTCGGGGTAGCGGGAGCGGATCTGCGCGATGTCCTCGCGCAGGCGCGCCTCGACCTCGGGCTCGTAGCCGGAGGTCGTCACCGGGGCGGCGGCCGCGTGGCGGCCCGCGGTGGGGGTGTTCTCGACGGTCATCAGCGGTCCACGCCTCCCAGGACGGGGTCGATCGACGCCAGCGAGGGGACGAGGTCGGCGATCATGCCGCCCTCACCCATCATGGCCAGCGACTGCAGGTTGGAGTAGGAGGGGTCGCGGAAGTGGACCCGGTAGGGGCGGGTGCCGCCGTCGGAGACGGCGTGGACGCCCATGACGCCCTTGGCGTGCTCGACGGTCTGGTAGACCTGGCCGGCCGGGACGCGGAAGCCCTGGGTCACCAGCTTGAAGTGGTGGATGAGCGACTCCATCGAGGTGCCCATGATCTCGCGGACGTGCTCGAGGGACTGGCCCTGGCCGTCGGTGGCGATGGCCATCTGGGCGGGCCAGGCGATCGTCGGGTCGGCGACCATGTGGCTGTTGGACGGGTCGTCGCCGCGGGCGGTGATCTCGTCGAGGCGGTCGAGGGCCTGGGAGACGAT from Actinomyces radicidentis includes these protein-coding regions:
- the nuoE gene encoding NADH-quinone oxidoreductase subunit NuoE, which encodes MTVENTPTAGRHAAAAPVTTSGYEPEVEARLREDIAQIRSRYPEGHERSALIPMLHLVQSVDGYVAPRGIAICAESLGLTRSEVSAVATFYSQFRRHPAGEYHVGVCTNALCAVMGGDEVWKAVAEHTGLGNDETSEDGRISLERIECNAACDYAPVVMVNWEFFDNQTPASAVDIIDRLRRGEDVVPTRGPETLPTFRENSRVLAGFEDGRSDEGGRPGDPSLLGLRIARENGWTAPKEETK